The window GATTGTCACACTTGTGTCATAATCATAACTATATACCATAGATACCATACCAGTGCTACGcaaattaaattctaaaataaatacagaaacaCAACAATTAAGTCCACAAGCCATTCAGAAGCCATGTTTATAAACCAATACAAGagctaaataaatgaaatgaccGATGATATCATATACAGAAAAAAGATTTTCCAGggttattaaaactaattttgaTAATGGATTCTAAATTACTGAGCGCTGTTTTATTCTTAACGATATCTTCGACCCTGTGTCAGGAAGGCTGGTATCCATGGGATGCATCTGGAGCATTGGGACGCGTCAAtggtagtataatatataactatagtataTAACTTGAATATTGATATAATGTAGGTGAGCTGTGATAGCCCTgctggtaggacttcgacttcactctcggAGGACcacgttcgaatcccagcacgcacctttaaattttcttaagttatgttatattttcttaattaaaaatatcaaaacatcgtgaggaaacctgcatatctgagggttctccataatgtcgtCAAATgtctccaccaatccgcactgagccagcgtggtggactacggccttaacgttCCTATTGTGGGAGGTACCCCGaacttacataacttagaaattaatttttaagacaGAGCGAAGTTTATTTCTTAGAACGCgctaaattaagaaaataccagtccgatttaaaaatcattattgcATATGATTCTTAAGAAAGGCTTAAAGGTACTTAAAATCACGCTACGGCCTTGGGCCGATAGGTAATGGGATGATaggataataatgatgatgaggacGATAAAGGAGGGATAAGATGATCATCTTATCCCTCCGTTATTGTCCTATTAATGGGAGGTCCCGAATGCGATACCCAGTAGGCAGTAggggaaatttataatttcagaatttactCTCGTCTGTTCTGGAGCCGCCAAGCAATTttgcgttccggtgcgatgttgcgtttCAACCGATTAAAGGTTTAAGGGCCATACCCCCGACAGGTCAGCCCGCTGCCTCTTATCATCGCTTGTGTGAcggtaattttgtaaaaataattcaatatatCCTGATaagtgccagatattttatttaattgattagcattttaactttcatgtatgtttatatcttatttgcatatatatatatatatatatatatatatatataaatatacctattttatctatatatttgtataatttttaaatcttatttattttaccacctacctcttttctatgttttttttccatttacgcattggaagaaattgctatgtagataaggccgccaaattgtactctctttactatgtatttatgtctccgtaactactttttttctttggtgtatgTACGGGAGCTacggtgatacgctcgaccgtgacaataggaagatcttcctccgagcgggtgatcgtgctcggggaccgaggtccgaacattcatttttggaagttgtatatataggcattcttcgtaaacacttcgctagcgccaTGCAgaatttttgtagcgccatctagttctgtaatgtggagaccgctacagtgtacaataaaagtgtattcattcattattcctCATTTTAacatgttcatgacattgtgccggcgggtattttgatataaatacggtcTTGAACGAGACTCAGACGATGCAAATATATAACTCATGATGTCTTAGTAGTTATCAATTAGATACTCTCAGGGTAGATTGTAGTCAAAGCTTTATtgcaatggaataaaaaaacaccgAGTATATGTTAttcttcatataaataaatatattttattttttattccactaaaagttatcccttgactgcaatctcacctggtggtaagtgatgatacagtctaagatggtagcgaatctgttagggagcatggcctacctacctatacctagtcatacccctaagggtccgttcacacagaccggctcggagaggagagcagatttttatcacgttggaaacagtgttttgagtgattgtagtaaagtttatttttgcatttgcaccttttttgtcattaaaaatgccTGAACGCGCTTCGTGTGAAGTAATAAAAGGAGCCGACCGGCTCCGCttgcgtgctctttctcgcTCGCGCAGCCGCACCCGCTttcagatctcttccagccggTCGATGTGAAATAGTTGGCGGCTCCGCTCCGGCCAATTCCAAGCGTATACGACCCGGTctgtgtgaaaagaaaaaagcaggccgatgctctccgagccggtctgtgtgaacggacccttATACGAGTacgtttcaacgcgacatcgcacactaaatcgcttagcggcacgtctttgtcgatagggtggtaactagccacggccatagcctcctaccggaccagaccagagaaaattcagaaattataaattcccaaaataccCTAGCCGGAATCGAACcggggacctccaacttaaattcacagcactcaccgttgcgcctgGGAAGTTGTCAAATTTCTGATTATCTCACCACTTTTATCAGCGtaacttaaaacaattattttgtacatagGATAACAGATTAACGTTGCTACGGAGTTTGGCCAACTAGTGAAGTGCTTTCAGACGATATGGCCTGCGACAGCCCAGTCTGTGTGGATCCTTGCCCCAAAGCTGCCCCGCCGCGCTACTGCCCGGCAAACATGACTAGCTGTGCCTCCGGGTGCGTCTGCATGCTGGAATGCAGGTCACCCACCTACGTCTGCTTCCAAACCAAGTTCTGCATGGCCCCCAGGCGATACCTCACAAGAAACACTAAACATCCATATTATCATGCCACCATTGCTGAGGTTATGGAACCCTAGTAGATGTTTTCTTCTTCACAGGTATCACCTTGTATTActtggtaaataatataaagtgaaataattataatatttgcctaaaaaaagtgtttctttttatttgacaaaaacattaaatcacgtggctctgtttttttttaattttaggttaCTTCTATATAAAAACTGATAATGCGTGGCTTGAATCGTCTCAATGCTCcagaatcaaaataaaataaaattgatcacGTATTTAAAACGAGAAATAAAGTCCTTCTTTTTGTTACCTACCTCCTTTTCAAATTAACATGTGTAAATAACGCAAaactacttatatttttttatgtagattAAAATATGGTATACATTTTGTGGAAAATAACGTTTAAACGCCACGTTACGTTCACTAATCCAGCCTTCAACTACCTGTCAAAATGTATTCTTGTACGAAGTCTCTTAATCTTTCGtatgactttatttattttctatttacgtTACGAAATGTTATTAGACTCGAAGATGTTTGAATAGCTCTACTTTCTAAGGCTTTTTATGTTGTTATTTATGATAGGTATGAATACCTTTATTCGTCTAAAAGCTGTTTATTGCGTGGGTTAAATTCTGGGATAAATATAAGTCAGTATAGGTAGATACGAGTATCTATAGTAGAACAGATCACCCCATTGAGTAGCTAGGTGAAACTCTGTTTAGATGAATACTCTCTTAGCACCTTCCCTATTTTAGTGACGAGTCGCTGTGGTTTTAATTGTGAACTCCCAGGTTTGATTCCCAATTTCTCAGTGCCTGAATACCAAAGtattcgaacagtgcgtgttacTAGTGAAGACtcacggatctgaaacgtggtaaATTAcgatgggcctcataagaaggttcagagtcactgagcgggcgatggagagagctatatcTGCGTGATAGCTCTGCGTCGAGGAGTTTATAtgcgtgataaaatcagaaatgggACGATCCGTTGAAGAACTGGAGTTacagacatagctcagcgagtcgcgaagctgaataCGATTGGGTCCTAGGTGCTTtaaagcggctcagaaccgtggtttttggaactccctacaaaagaccatgTTCAGCAGTGAACATCAATAAGTtcaattgatgatgatgattccctataattaccacccaaccgacaaaaaCCTACCGCcgagtgatttagcgttccggtacgatgtcacgtagaaaccgattaggggtatgtgtttTATATACCCTGgcaggtaagcccgttaccatgtTAGACAGCATCTTCACTTTAATAGcgggtgacattgcagtcaagcgttgacttgtagtggaataaaaaaaaattgaggctAAAGCAAACAGTTTCAGTTATATTTCGAATTTCATAACTACAGGTCAAGGCTGAACTATTTCTGCTTTGGCATCTGGCTTCCACCTTGCCACCATGTATATATGTTTCTTTAAATCAAGAGAAAATTTGTGTCTTCTAGGCAAGAGCGTTCTACCTTATGCAGTATTATTATTAGCGATggtctataaattaaaaaaaataagtttcatacatgaagaaatataattaactattgcatgcaacgtgtaaatgtaatctaaaataatattctgccgtttttttttttaaatgtttcgcacccagttatcctctgacatggtgtcagagactttctttatgcgacttttgctctgaataagtgccagctcacgattTTCGTGATATGGTTATGCAACATTGCTCTTTTTTTTACTGCCTTTTAACTTTCCTTCTATTTAAGCGTGATTGGCGCTGTCTTCAGTAGCCCTGAGTGCTTtgtcaaatgttatatttatgtttataatgtaaaatgattaattaaattgtttaccGGTTATAGAGGTACGTCATGTACTGTCTGTGAGACTTcactgtgaaactgaaaacctaataatttttaagtaaaccacagcaatagttttaactgaaagaaatcagatacaagcCTAACATCCCATGCAaaaatgtcactttattaggtacgcgtcgcgtaccgTAAGTTCTTTACGCGtattggtcttttatcttcaacagggttgtcaaGAGTAAAGTTTTgatttcgtttgtatggaaaaataaatatgctgctttttatttaatattggtactaggttattccttatgaagtgtacttatgcatccttcaacattattacgtaattcggttacacattgtatatagatatatatatattataatattattgatctttttaattaaaatataaaatacgtgaagaaatataattaatacttcTTCATGTATTCTATAGTATAatgaatatttcttaatttacgaaacttgtttatttgt of the Pararge aegeria chromosome 10, ilParAegt1.1, whole genome shotgun sequence genome contains:
- the LOC120626969 gene encoding uncharacterized protein LOC120626969, with translation MDSKLLSAVLFLTISSTLCQEGWYPWDASGALGRVNDDMACDSPVCVDPCPKAAPPRYCPANMTSCASGCVCMLECRSPTYVCFQTKFCMAPRRYLTRNTKHPYYHATIAEVMEP